One genomic region from Bacillus aquiflavi encodes:
- a CDS encoding cytochrome c oxidase assembly protein: MPISTIADYLGFRVLWSPYFFIVLMLILVGYFLITMKFRTRFVSSEKLTKRQATFFTLGIVLLYMIEGSQLPKIGYFYFHETYYIQKACLYLVIPPFLIIGIPQWIWRAIINNPAFKLIFNIFMKPLIALILFNIFFIFSYLTNIPYYGSYYIELLYNGFVFILAVFMWWPLVNQLPEQRKLSRLKKVGYIFLGIVIAFITLMFMVSLFLLSSSIRY, encoded by the coding sequence ATGCCGATATCGACAATAGCGGATTATTTAGGTTTTCGGGTATTATGGAGTCCTTACTTTTTCATAGTACTGATGTTAATTTTAGTCGGCTACTTTTTAATTACAATGAAATTTCGTACTCGTTTTGTTTCAAGTGAAAAATTAACGAAAAGACAAGCGACATTTTTTACGCTTGGGATCGTTCTGCTTTATATGATAGAAGGATCACAACTACCTAAAATTGGATATTTTTACTTTCATGAAACATACTATATTCAAAAGGCTTGTCTTTATTTAGTTATTCCGCCCTTTTTAATTATAGGCATTCCACAATGGATTTGGCGTGCAATCATAAATAATCCCGCCTTTAAGTTGATATTTAATATTTTCATGAAACCTCTTATTGCTTTGATATTATTTAACATCTTCTTTATTTTTTCTTACCTAACTAATATTCCATATTACGGAAGTTATTATATTGAATTACTTTATAATGGTTTCGTATTTATATTGGCCGTTTTTATGTGGTGGCCATTAGTTAACCAATTACCAGAGCAACGAAAACTGAGTAGGTTAAAAAAGGTCGGTTATATTTTTTTAGGGATTGTTATCGCATTTATCACATTAATGTTTATGGTTTCTTTATTTCTGTTAAGTTCTTCGATACGCTATTGA
- a CDS encoding FAD-dependent monooxygenase produces the protein MSEKKSRKIIIVGGGIGGLAAALGMAETGRKSLVLERAPEFSEVGAGIQLAPNGTAVLERLGVMDEISKLAVFPKRLVLMDAITGKELTALNLEETFKNQYGHPYIVMHRADLHKVLYEACLEKGNITLLTNSEVEKVEDLTDRAKVTLVNGDIYESDAVIGADGIHSNTRKLVSDDQPVCSQYVAYRGTIPMEEVTETAGTNPDDVLMWIGPNLHLVQYPVRRGELYNQVVVFKSFKYKPGADDWKANDWGTPEEMDERFANTCPFVKHSVSFISRQFRWAMWDRDPIQNWTKGRVTLLGDAAHPMLQYMAQGGIQALEDVAHLTSMIHKYGDDYTTAFLEYQKERIPRASKVQTYARNWGEIIHAEDPISIMLRNDIFSKRGEYDFTYVDWLYSKRYESLVSL, from the coding sequence ATGTCAGAAAAAAAATCTAGAAAGATTATCATTGTCGGGGGAGGAATTGGTGGTCTTGCTGCAGCATTGGGGATGGCAGAAACAGGGCGAAAATCATTAGTTTTAGAGCGAGCTCCTGAATTTAGTGAAGTCGGTGCAGGTATTCAACTAGCTCCAAATGGGACTGCTGTACTCGAAAGATTAGGAGTCATGGACGAAATTAGCAAATTAGCAGTCTTTCCAAAACGACTCGTTTTAATGGATGCAATTACTGGAAAGGAATTAACCGCTCTTAATTTAGAAGAAACATTCAAAAATCAGTACGGACATCCATACATCGTGATGCATCGTGCTGATTTACACAAAGTTCTTTATGAAGCTTGTCTAGAAAAAGGAAATATTACGTTGCTAACGAATAGTGAAGTAGAAAAAGTTGAAGATTTAACCGATCGAGCTAAAGTGACTTTAGTAAACGGGGATATTTATGAATCTGATGCGGTAATTGGCGCGGACGGGATTCATTCAAACACGCGCAAATTAGTGAGTGACGATCAACCAGTTTGTTCCCAATATGTCGCCTACCGTGGGACAATCCCAATGGAGGAAGTGACCGAAACAGCAGGAACGAACCCAGATGATGTCCTCATGTGGATTGGACCTAACCTTCACCTTGTTCAATATCCAGTTCGACGAGGAGAACTTTACAACCAAGTTGTTGTGTTCAAAAGCTTCAAGTACAAACCAGGCGCTGACGATTGGAAAGCGAATGATTGGGGTACTCCAGAAGAAATGGATGAGCGCTTTGCAAATACTTGTCCATTTGTAAAACATTCCGTATCCTTTATCTCGCGGCAATTTCGTTGGGCGATGTGGGACCGTGATCCAATCCAAAATTGGACAAAAGGACGGGTTACATTGTTAGGTGACGCCGCTCATCCAATGCTGCAATATATGGCTCAAGGCGGAATTCAGGCGTTAGAAGATGTAGCACATTTGACAAGTATGATTCATAAATACGGAGACGACTATACAACAGCATTTCTTGAATATCAAAAAGAAAGAATCCCACGTGCTTCCAAAGTTCAAACGTATGCTAGGAATTGGGGAGAAATTATCCATGCAGAAGATCCAATCTCAATTATGTTGCGTAATGACATTTTCTCAAAGCGTGGCGAGTATGACTTTACTTATGTGGATTGGCTCTATTCCAAACGATACGAATCACTTGTAAGTTTATAA